Genomic segment of Geminocystis herdmanii PCC 6308:
ATTATGTTTCACATGAAAACTATAAGGCTGATGTAAAGTATTTCGATAAATTTGAGAACTTATGTCAGCCCCTATGGATGCAGCGAGACGAATACGAACATATAGAGTTATTAAGCGCAGTGTACTTGCAAATAATATTATGACAATAAATGCTATGGAGAGAAAAAGAATGAACTCTTGAGGAGTTTCTATGTACAGAAACATCAACAAAGTTTTCAATTCAGGCTTATTAAATAAAACTGGAGAATTACTCAAAGCACTTAAAAAGGGGAAAATAGCACCTAAACTCACCATTTCACTCAGAGACGAAAAAATCATTAGTATCAGCAATAATCCTAGTTGAAACCGACGGCGAGGATTTAGATAAGTCCAGAGATTTTTAAGTTGACTAATTAAGGAAGTATCATTATCAATGCTTTCTATTTGTTTATCAATGTTCATAATATTGTAATAATTAGGGGTTGCTGAAAAAAGTTTAGTATTAAGCTAGGAAGCATCTAAGATAAATAAAGCAACCTTTGATTTATAAAATATCTTTTCTCTTTTGCATAAACCAAGCGATCGAGATATAAATAAAACTATGAAGAAGGAGAATTTGCCAATTTAAACTAAGGTTACTCCAATCGGGATCATAAACATCGGTAATTTTGAAAGGCGCTTCAATTTCTGTGCCATCAGGTAACACTTTTACTTCAGGTACTAAATTATTGATATTCACCAATGAGCCATAAGCACCTACAGACCAACGACTCACCATGGACCATGATAAATATTTACCAATACCTTCTATCTTGAATAGCACTCCCGAAAAGATGATTTGAGGTAACAACAGTAAAGGTAAAGCACTATTAGCTTGAGTACTGTTTGTAACCGTAGCCGAAATCATTAAACCAAGAGACATCGACGCAAAAAGGCTTAAAAATGTGGTGATAGTAACCCCTGCTAACCATGAAATTGTTTCCGATTCTGGTGGAGAAAAAGCAAATAAAATCACTCCTACCATCAAGATAGTTTGTGCTAATGCTAATCCACTTAATACAGCTATTTTTGATTTTAAATAGGCAAATAAATTGAGGTTTACTAACCTTTCTCGGAGGTAAATATCGTTCTCTTTTACTATTTCTTGTAAGGAGGTAGCTAAACCAACCCAAATTGCCGCCGAAGTGAAGACAAATAAGACAGTTTGAGCTAAAGGGGCTAAAGCTGGATCAGCTTCTTCTGGTAAAATAAAAGGCTCACTTTCTCTAATTGCTAAATCGATTAAAAATATGCCGATCGGTGCTGTTAATAAGGAGATAATTAAGTTAGTTTTATCTCTCATTATTAATTGGTAATATCTTTGGCATAAAATTAAAACTTGTTTGAGAAAATTACTTTTAACTTTTTTCGGTTTTATTCTGGCTTTATTTTGATGATCTGTACCTAATTTTTTAGTGATATATTCATCATAAAATTGAGAATTTTTAAATTTATTAGTTGTGTCAAAAACTGCCTCTTTACTATCTAATTGAATATAAATATCAGCAAAATCTCCAGTAGTTAAATCAAAAAATTTAATAGCATCTTCGTGATTGCCAAAATAGCATAAATTTCCCCCTTGTCCTAAAAAAACAAGTCGATCGCACAGGTTAATATTAGTGGTTGCATGGGTAACAAGAATAACTGTTCTTCCTTGATCTGCTAACTTTCTTAGCAATTGCATCATCTTTTTATCCAATCCCGGATCTAATCCAGAAGTAGGTTCATCAAGGAAAAATAACTTAGGATCAACTAATAATTCTACCCCGATCGAAACCCTTTTTAACTGTCCACCACTCAAATTTTTTACAAAAACATCGCGCCTTTCTACCATCTCAATATCCACTAAAGTTTTTTCGATAATGGCATCAATATCCGCATCAGGAGGCAATCTTAACTGGGCTGTATAACGTAAAACTTCTTCTACTCTTAAATCACGATGAACAATATCAGCTTGAGGTACATAACCAATTTGATTACGATAAATATTAAAGTTATTTCTTAGGTTTTCACCGTTTAAATACACCGTGCCTGAAGTGGTAGGTTCGATGCCTAATAAAGTACGCATAAAAGTTGATTTTCCTGCACCACTTCCCCCCACTAAAGCCACTAATTGCCCCGGTTCGATCGGTAAGGAAATATCATTTAATAAAGTAATAGATTTACCATTTTTATCTTTAACAACTCGTAAGATATTTTCCGCATCTAAACGGATATTTTCGCCACTATCGGCAATGAGTAATTCATCCCCTTGAATAACTAAAGTATAGGGGGCAATTTTAATAACTGAACCTGAAGTTAAATTGATTTTTCCATCAACTTTGACATCATCAACAAAAACCCCATTACTACTATGATCATATAAAATATATTTCCCATTACTTTGATATTCGATAACGGCGTGTTTACGAGAAACCGTAGGGGCGATTAATTGTAAATTTGCCGTTTCATCTCTGCCTAAAACAGTAGATTTTTGTTTTAAAGAAATAGATTTTTTGCTAACATTTTCACTAGAGAAACTTTTACTAGGATCAAAAAATTGAATAGTAACTAAAACATTAACATTTTGACCAATTCTTACGGTATCACCATTATTTAAAAGATAACCTTCATGGGGAGTAATTAAAGAATTATTAATAAATAATTTATTACTACTAGGATTAGTTCGATCGCCGTCATAGATATAATAATTATCATCAACTTTAACAATAGTAGCTTGACAACGGCTAATAACAGACCAATCAGGGGGTACTAAAAAATCGGCAAAATTGGGATCTCGTCCTAAAATATGGTTCGGTTTTATTAACTCAAAATAAGGAGAAATTTCCCCTTGATTATTAACAATAATATAAGGATTCGTTGCCAAAACCGTTGCACTACTAGAAAAGCTATTCATACAGGTATTTAATAAAGTAGGATGGGCATCAATACTGTTCGGTTAGTGAATCAAGTTATTTTATCCGCCCCTAAATCCCCAATACTGGGGACTTTTACTAAGTTTGACTCCCCCAAAGTTGGGGGCAGGGGGCTTAACCGAGGAGTATTGGGATGGGCATTGCCCACAATTCATTTAATTATCCCTAAATTTAGTTAAACAATAAAATTTATTATCATAATCGAAAATACCTAAAGTAAAGAGACTGTATTTCAAGTCTCTGAGGTTAGTTATTTTGTTTTTGTTAAAGGTTTAAATCTTTCACCTTTGGAATAATCGACTAATTGAGCATCCTTAAACCATTCTTCATCTAATTCAGGAATATCAGAATAATCGATGTCTTCATCCCTTATAGCCATTATTTCTTTTATTCTTTCTGGGGTTTTTGGGGGGATTTCACTTCTTTTAACTGTAATAATTGTCATATATTTTTCTCTCCTAACTTTGATTTTACTGATAATCTACATCGGGCAAGAAACTTTTGTACCGCCTAAGCCACAATAACCGTTAGGATTTTTAGCTAAGTATTGTTGATGATAGCCTTCAGCATAGTAAAATTCAGGAGCAGAAATTATTTCTGTGGTAATTTCGCCATAACCTGCTTTTGTTAACTCTGCTTGAAAAAGAGTTTTAGATTTTTCGGCGAGGTTTTTTTGTTCATCAGAATAGGTATAAATGCCCGATCGATATTGAGTACCTTTGTCATTGCCTTGACGCATTCCTTGGGTGGGATCATGGTTTTCCCAGAATACTTTTAAGAGGTTTTCATAGGTGATGGTATCTCGATCGAACACTACTAATACGACTTCATTATGACCTGTTCTACCGCTACAAACTTCTTCATAGGTGGGATTGGGGGTTAAACCTGCACAATAGCCTACCGCAGTGATATAGATGCCTTTTTCTAGTTGCCAAAATTTGCGTTCAGCCCCCCAAAAACAGCCCATACCAAACACTGCCATTTCCATGGTGTCAGGATAGGGGGGATTCATGGGATTACCGTTAACGTAATGCTGTTTGGGAATCGGCATTTTTGTAGTTCTGCCGGGTAAGGCTTCCGCTTTGGTGGGTAGGGTTAATTTTTTGTCTCCGAGTCCGAATAAAAACATAGTGTTAGGTATTAGGTGATTAGGGTGTTAATTCTTAATTCTTAATTCTTAATTCTTAATTCTTAATTAATTACTCCCATTCGATCGTACCGGGGGGTTTGGAGGTGATGTCATAAACCACACGGTTAACGCCTTTTACTTCGTTAACGATACGATTCGACATAGCCTCTAATAAATCATAAGGAGGTTTTGCCCAATCCGCTGTCATGCCGTCTTCACTGGTGATTAAACGCAACACGATGGGAAAAGCATAGGTTCTTTGATCTCCCATTACGCCAACACTTTTAACGGGTAACAAGACAGCAAACGCTTGCCAAAAATCATGGTACATTCCCCATTTTTTGATCTCATCTCGGACAACGAAGTCCGCATCTCGCAATATATTGAGTTTTTCGGCGGTTACTTCTCCTAAAATACGGATGGCTAAACCGGGTCCGGGGAAGGGATGACGAGAGACAATTTCTTCGGGAAGTCCGATCGATCGACCAACTTTGCGAACTTCGTCTTTAAAGAGTTTGCGTAATGGTTCAACTAATTTGAAACGGAGATTTTTAGGTAAGCCTCCTACGTTGTGATGACTTTTGATTTTGACGGCGACTCTTTCTCCTGTTTTGGGATCAACGTTGGTATCAGCTGATTCGATAACATCGGGATATAATGTGCCTTGTGCCAGAAAATCAAAAGGACCTAAACGGTTGGATTCTTCCTCAAATACTTGGATGAATTCATGACCAATTAAACGGCGTTTTTCTTCAGGATCGGTTACACCTTCTAACAGAGAGAGGAATCGATCGCGCCCATTCACATATTGAACGTTGATGTGGAACTGTCGATCGAAAATCTCTACAAGCCTCTCTGGTTCACCTTTACGCATGAATCCTTGATCAATAAACATACAAGTAAGTTGATCTCCGATGGCTTCATGAAGTAAAAAAGCAAGGGTTGAAGAATCCACCCCACCAGATAAGGCTAATAAAACTCGTTTATCGCCTACCCTAGCACGAATTTCTTTAATCGATTCTTCGACAAAAGTTTTCGTTGTCCATGTGGGTTCGCAACCGCAAATATGATAGACAAAATTACGAATTAAGGCTGTACCATATTCCGAATGAATTACTTCGGGATGAAATTGAACACCGAAAAGTTTTTGTTGATGTTGGGCGATCGCTGCGCAAGGAGTATTATCCGTATGAGCAAGAATTTTAAAGCCTTCGGGAAGTTCAGTACAAGAGTCGCCGTGACTCATCCACATCGTCGAGTTTTGCTCTACGTTGGTAAGTAAATCTGTGGGATCATCGATATGTAAAGAAGCCTTACCATATTCGCCTCTTTTTGCCCTTTCTACTTTACCGCCCAACTGTTTAACCATCAACTGCATTCCATAGCATACGCCTAAAACGGGGATACCTAATTGCCAAATTTCAGGATCACAAAGGGGTGCATAATCATCATAAACTGAACTAGGACCTCCAGAAAGAATAATACCTTTGGGATTGATTTCCCGTAATTTTTCTGCGGTGGTACGATAGGAAATAACCTCAGAATAAACTTCTGTTTCTCGGATACGACGGGCAATTAATTCTGAATATTGCGAACCGAAATCGAGAATGGCGATCATTTGACGTTGAACATGAATGCTAGAGTCAATGTCAGTATCTATATTATTTATTTTGGGGGGGCTAGTCTCTGCTATAGTCACGGGTACTTACTTTAATGTATTGATTTTTAAATTTTATCATAACCTGAGTGAACCATAGAATTTTCGATCGAGCTAGGAGTTGGGAAGACAAAAAGACAAAAAGACAAAAAGACAAAAAGACAAAAAACCTATATTTCGCATAAATCAATAAAATTACTTTAAAGTCCATCGAAGATTAGGAATTTTTCTACCTATCCATTTGTCCACTATCCACCTACCTCGTTTTCACTACTTTGTCTTCTATCTCATCTTAATCATTATGGGATTTTTGTTGTTGCTGATAGAGGTAAAAATAACGCCCTTTCATTGCCATTAATTGCTCATGAGTGCCTGTTTCGGCGATGGAACCGCTATCCATCACTACAATCATATCAGAGTTTTGAATTGTACCAAGACGGTGAGTAATGAATAATACAGTTCGATCGTGAAAAGCGTGAATTAAGTTTTGGCACACTTGAGCTTCAGTATTGTAGTCTAAAGCACTGGTTGCCTCATCTAAGATTAACATACGAGGATTTTGTAACACTGATCGTGCGATCGCAATACGTTGACGTTGCCCCCCAGATAAAGAAGCACCTCTTTCTCCAACTCTGGTGTTATAACCGTTGGATAGATTCATGATAAATTCATGGGCGACGGCTACCTTCGCCGCATTAATAATTTCTACTGTCTTGCCTTTCCTGCGGATAAATTACAGACTTGACTATCAATAATCGTATCCTTGACTAACTCCTTGAGATTACCTTCTCCTGTGGCTCGTTGTAACAGTTGTTGTCCTAGTAACTCAAATATTTCGATCAATCCTACTTGATTTTGATAATATTCTTTGAGGGAAGGATGTTTCTTTAATAAATCTAAAAACTTGTCTCTTTCTAAGGTAAGGGCGACAACGGGAGTAGATGCGATGGCAGTTTCACAGGGAAAACCACGAATTAAACTCTCCCAACCGATAACACTACCGTTACTAATCAGTTGAACACTAACAGGGGTACTATTTCTAGGATCATAAGCGATACAACGAGCTTGACCTTCGTAAATTATGGCAATATAAGGGGGAATTTTTTCTTTAACTAGCATAATTTGCCCCATGTCATATTTAAGGGGTTGAAATTGTGCTGATATTTCTTGAATAGTGTTTGGTGATAGATTTTTAAAGGGTTCGATCGTGGAGATAAACTCTCCAACGGTGCTAACTGTATAGACCATGAGTAATATTTATTGAAATTTCTTAACCTATTTATAAAAGAATTAAGTGTGATAATTTTTAATATGGTTAATTCTAACTTGAAACTATCAATCTGAAATCATTTTCTATTTTATTGACAGAATAATCTTGATAAATTTTTACAGGTTAATTAAGTCTTTTTTATATAGTTTTCTTGAGTTTGAAGTGGAGCTGGACGATCGCATAGAGCCACTTGGCGATCGAACTTAGTACATAAAGATCCATGTTTTTCCCAATACTCTTTTAAATCATGATTAGGGGTATGTAAACTAGCCTTAGCTTGGTAAAGAATAACTTGACGATGATTTCCCATAGGAATTTTTTTTGTGGATTCCACGGAAATTAAAGTTCCCCCTAAAATAGTAATATATTGCTCGAAACGTTCTACCATAGAATACTCTACCGTTTGCAAAACAAAAAAGTTACCATCACAAATCAAATGATGACTCTTAATCCAGATTTGTAGTTTTTTAATAGCACAAAACGGCGTTATTCTAGTCCCTAAAGTACGATTATTGGTGTCAATAGTTTTCACTATACCTAGGTTTTTCATTATTTTACTTAACACCTAACACCTAATGCCTAACACCCTAATCGATCAATACCATAAAGCGGCCTAACTAATTTTAGTTAACAGGAGTTACGCTGGAAACACTAGCACCTTG
This window contains:
- a CDS encoding cyclic nucleotide-binding domain-containing protein; this encodes MVYTVSTVGEFISTIEPFKNLSPNTIQEISAQFQPLKYDMGQIMLVKEKIPPYIAIIYEGQARCIAYDPRNSTPVSVQLISNGSVIGWESLIRGFPCETAIASTPVVALTLERDKFLDLLKKHPSLKEYYQNQVGLIEIFELLGQQLLQRATGEGNLKELVKDTIIDSQVCNLSAGKARQ
- a CDS encoding ATP-binding cassette domain-containing protein, translated to MNSFSSSATVLATNPYIIVNNQGEISPYFELIKPNHILGRDPNFADFLVPPDWSVISRCQATIVKVDDNYYIYDGDRTNPSSNKLFINNSLITPHEGYLLNNGDTVRIGQNVNVLVTIQFFDPSKSFSSENVSKKSISLKQKSTVLGRDETANLQLIAPTVSRKHAVIEYQSNGKYILYDHSSNGVFVDDVKVDGKINLTSGSVIKIAPYTLVIQGDELLIADSGENIRLDAENILRVVKDKNGKSITLLNDISLPIEPGQLVALVGGSGAGKSTFMRTLLGIEPTTSGTVYLNGENLRNNFNIYRNQIGYVPQADIVHRDLRVEEVLRYTAQLRLPPDADIDAIIEKTLVDIEMVERRDVFVKNLSGGQLKRVSIGVELLVDPKLFFLDEPTSGLDPGLDKKMMQLLRKLADQGRTVILVTHATTNINLCDRLVFLGQGGNLCYFGNHEDAIKFFDLTTGDFADIYIQLDSKEAVFDTTNKFKNSQFYDEYITKKLGTDHQNKARIKPKKVKSNFLKQVLILCQRYYQLIMRDKTNLIISLLTAPIGIFLIDLAIRESEPFILPEEADPALAPLAQTVLFVFTSAAIWVGLATSLQEIVKENDIYLRERLVNLNLFAYLKSKIAVLSGLALAQTILMVGVILFAFSPPESETISWLAGVTITTFLSLFASMSLGLMISATVTNSTQANSALPLLLLPQIIFSGVLFKIEGIGKYLSWSMVSRWSVGAYGSLVNINNLVPEVKVLPDGTEIEAPFKITDVYDPDWSNLSLNWQILLLHSFIYISIAWFMQKRKDIL
- the msrA gene encoding peptide-methionine (S)-S-oxide reductase MsrA — translated: MFLFGLGDKKLTLPTKAEALPGRTTKMPIPKQHYVNGNPMNPPYPDTMEMAVFGMGCFWGAERKFWQLEKGIYITAVGYCAGLTPNPTYEEVCSGRTGHNEVVLVVFDRDTITYENLLKVFWENHDPTQGMRQGNDKGTQYRSGIYTYSDEQKNLAEKSKTLFQAELTKAGYGEITTEIISAPEFYYAEGYHQQYLAKNPNGYCGLGGTKVSCPM
- the guaA gene encoding glutamine-hydrolyzing GMP synthase; protein product: MIAILDFGSQYSELIARRIRETEVYSEVISYRTTAEKLREINPKGIILSGGPSSVYDDYAPLCDPEIWQLGIPVLGVCYGMQLMVKQLGGKVERAKRGEYGKASLHIDDPTDLLTNVEQNSTMWMSHGDSCTELPEGFKILAHTDNTPCAAIAQHQQKLFGVQFHPEVIHSEYGTALIRNFVYHICGCEPTWTTKTFVEESIKEIRARVGDKRVLLALSGGVDSSTLAFLLHEAIGDQLTCMFIDQGFMRKGEPERLVEIFDRQFHINVQYVNGRDRFLSLLEGVTDPEEKRRLIGHEFIQVFEEESNRLGPFDFLAQGTLYPDVIESADTNVDPKTGERVAVKIKSHHNVGGLPKNLRFKLVEPLRKLFKDEVRKVGRSIGLPEEIVSRHPFPGPGLAIRILGEVTAEKLNILRDADFVVRDEIKKWGMYHDFWQAFAVLLPVKSVGVMGDQRTYAFPIVLRLITSEDGMTADWAKPPYDLLEAMSNRIVNEVKGVNRVVYDITSKPPGTIEWE